In the Pseudomonas sp. DTU_2021_1001937_2_SI_NGA_ILE_001 genome, one interval contains:
- a CDS encoding metallophosphoesterase, translating to MPAKLLRLPANGLGRDFVVGDIHFKLAELRQALALLAFDPKVDRLIGVGDLIDRGPGVLEGLELLGQPWFYAVQGNHEAMLIHAWNTDPQVPYSAHGAGWWLHIADESKAMIIARLQSLPLVIEIESVQGTVGVLHADLPAHLDWPGFISQLDTPRISETALWGRERIRRQNHHGVEGIWRVCVGHTRVARPQRLGNVLALDCTGGGAGPLGLYCVQDDSIYVEGATVHPA from the coding sequence ATGCCCGCCAAGCTGCTCAGACTCCCGGCCAACGGCCTTGGCCGGGATTTCGTTGTCGGCGATATCCACTTCAAGCTGGCAGAACTGCGCCAAGCACTGGCGCTGCTGGCATTCGACCCCAAGGTAGACCGGCTGATCGGCGTCGGCGACCTGATCGACCGCGGGCCGGGCGTGCTCGAAGGGCTGGAACTGCTCGGCCAGCCATGGTTCTACGCCGTGCAAGGCAACCATGAGGCGATGCTGATCCACGCCTGGAACACCGATCCACAGGTGCCCTACTCGGCCCATGGCGCCGGCTGGTGGCTGCACATCGCCGACGAATCCAAGGCCATGATCATCGCCAGGCTGCAAAGCCTGCCGCTGGTGATCGAAATCGAGTCGGTACAGGGCACCGTGGGTGTGCTGCATGCCGACCTGCCCGCTCATCTCGACTGGCCGGGTTTCATCAGCCAGCTCGATACACCCCGCATCAGCGAGACGGCGCTGTGGGGCCGTGAGCGTATCCGCCGCCAGAACCACCACGGGGTCGAGGGTATCTGGCGGGTCTGCGTCGGCCACACCCGGGTGGCACGCCCGCAGCGCCTGGGCAACGTATTGGCGCTGGACTGCACGGGCGGCGGAGCTGGCCCATTGGGTCTATATTGCGTTCAGGATGACAGTATCTATGTCGAGGGAGCGACGGTTCACCCCGCCTGA
- a CDS encoding DeoR/GlpR family DNA-binding transcription regulator: MKVAKRRQAILELVLANHGNVNVETLCSILQVSEATVRRDLTALAEQGMITRTYGGATHVGKRAPEPSLEERSIQSGPEKTRIARAALAHIQDNDTILLDSGTSTASLAQLLKERSGLHVITNNILALPALRDLPGGRVTLLGGDLRPGSMATFGAAALATLERLTANKAFVSADGVVAGRGLCEASAEQAYLKERIIQQASEVFVLADASKIGRDQQQYWTPLGSEWTLVTTASREALRLFEADPRVTVELAAP; the protein is encoded by the coding sequence ATGAAAGTCGCCAAACGCCGTCAGGCCATTCTTGAACTGGTGCTTGCCAACCACGGCAACGTCAACGTCGAAACCCTCTGCTCCATCCTGCAGGTCTCCGAGGCCACGGTACGCCGCGACCTGACCGCCCTCGCCGAACAGGGCATGATCACGCGCACCTACGGAGGCGCCACCCACGTCGGCAAGCGCGCCCCCGAGCCTTCACTGGAAGAGCGCAGCATTCAGTCCGGCCCGGAAAAGACCCGCATCGCCCGAGCCGCCCTGGCGCACATCCAGGACAACGACACCATCCTGCTCGACAGCGGCACCAGCACCGCCAGCCTGGCGCAGCTGCTCAAGGAGCGCAGCGGTCTGCACGTGATTACCAACAACATCCTCGCCCTGCCGGCCCTGCGTGACCTGCCCGGCGGGCGGGTCACCTTGCTGGGCGGCGACCTGCGTCCCGGCAGCATGGCCACCTTCGGTGCCGCCGCGCTGGCCACGCTGGAACGGCTGACGGCCAACAAGGCGTTCGTCAGCGCCGACGGCGTGGTGGCCGGGCGCGGGCTGTGCGAGGCCAGTGCCGAACAGGCCTACCTCAAGGAGCGCATCATCCAGCAGGCATCGGAAGTGTTCGTGCTGGCCGACGCCAGCAAGATCGGTCGCGACCAGCAGCAGTACTGGACACCGCTGGGCAGCGAGTGGACCCTGGTGACCACCGCCAGCCGCGAAGCGTTGCGGCTGTTCGAGGCCGACCCACGCGTGACGGTGGAACTGGCCGCCCCCTGA
- a CDS encoding SDR family oxidoreductase translates to MNSSSPVALVTGVSSGIGEAIASRLLADGWQVIGLSRSRPALQHPALRWTSADLADSASLDEALQDIQALDAIVHAAGFMRTAPLGELLAEDGQAMWQVHVAAATQLVDSLIGRLRVPGRIVLLGSRTMNGASGRSQYAATKAALVGLARSWAIELAPKGITVNLVAPGATETPMLTAPGREGTPPRKPPIGRFVQREEVAAMTAFLLGPQAGAITGQSLVICGGASL, encoded by the coding sequence ATGAACTCATCCTCTCCCGTAGCCCTGGTGACAGGCGTCAGTTCCGGCATCGGCGAAGCCATCGCCAGCCGCCTGCTCGCCGACGGCTGGCAAGTCATCGGCCTGAGCCGTAGCCGCCCGGCGCTGCAACACCCGGCACTGCGCTGGACCAGCGCCGACCTGGCTGACAGCGCCAGCCTCGACGAGGCGCTGCAAGACATCCAAGCGCTCGACGCCATCGTCCACGCGGCCGGCTTCATGCGCACCGCACCGCTCGGCGAGCTGCTTGCCGAAGACGGCCAGGCCATGTGGCAGGTGCATGTGGCGGCAGCCACGCAGTTGGTCGACAGCCTGATCGGGCGACTGCGCGTGCCGGGGCGCATCGTGCTGCTGGGCAGCCGCACCATGAACGGTGCCTCCGGGCGCAGCCAGTACGCTGCGACCAAGGCGGCGCTGGTGGGCCTGGCGCGTTCCTGGGCCATCGAACTGGCGCCCAAGGGCATCACCGTCAACCTGGTCGCCCCCGGCGCCACCGAGACGCCGATGCTCACCGCCCCTGGCCGCGAAGGCACGCCACCACGCAAGCCGCCGATCGGGCGCTTCGTGCAGCGCGAGGAAGTGGCCGCCATGACCGCCTTCTTGCTCGGCCCGCAGGCCGGTGCCATCACCGGGCAGAGTCTGGTGATCTGCGGCGGTGCGTCGCTCTGA
- a CDS encoding sialidase family protein, producing the protein MPTIEQRQEAYLPTPYAQNHAANLHELADGTLLCTWFAGTQEGMADIFVLLSRRDPQSGVWSEPQKMSDDASRSEQNPILFQAPDGPLWLIWTAQVSGNQETAIVRRRLSEDGGRTWGAIETLFDEPGIFVRHAPEVLSNGDWVFPVWYCITRPGEKWIGNHDVSAVMISGDQGRSWSRHDVPHSTGCVHMNVHELADGSLLALFRSRWADHVYSSRSSDAGRTWSAPSPTELPNNNSSIQYIRLASGELALVYNPINAEGIEQRRASLYDEIEDEGDDRVTPGANADGRAAVWGIPRAPMSLAVSRDEGRSWPLRLDIELGDGFCMTNNSTEKLNREYSYPTIIQARDGSLHVAFTYFRQKIKHVHIPLAAIR; encoded by the coding sequence ATGCCAACAATTGAACAACGCCAGGAAGCTTACCTGCCGACCCCGTACGCGCAGAACCATGCCGCCAACCTGCATGAACTGGCCGATGGCACGCTGCTGTGCACCTGGTTCGCCGGCACCCAGGAAGGCATGGCCGACATTTTCGTGCTGCTGTCGCGCCGTGACCCGCAGAGCGGCGTATGGAGCGAACCGCAGAAAATGTCCGACGACGCCAGCCGTTCGGAGCAGAATCCGATCCTGTTCCAGGCGCCCGACGGGCCGCTGTGGCTGATCTGGACCGCCCAGGTCTCGGGCAATCAGGAAACCGCCATCGTGCGACGTCGCCTGTCCGAAGACGGTGGCCGCACCTGGGGCGCCATCGAAACACTGTTCGATGAACCCGGCATCTTCGTGCGCCATGCACCGGAAGTACTGAGCAACGGCGACTGGGTGTTCCCGGTGTGGTACTGCATCACCCGGCCGGGCGAGAAATGGATCGGCAACCACGACGTCAGTGCGGTGATGATCAGCGGCGACCAAGGCCGCAGCTGGTCACGCCACGACGTACCGCACAGCACCGGCTGCGTGCACATGAACGTTCATGAACTGGCCGACGGCAGCCTGCTGGCGCTGTTCCGCAGCCGCTGGGCGGACCACGTCTACAGCAGCCGTTCCAGCGACGCCGGCCGTACCTGGAGCGCGCCGAGCCCTACCGAATTGCCCAACAACAACTCGTCGATCCAGTACATCCGCCTGGCCAGCGGCGAACTGGCGCTGGTCTACAACCCCATCAATGCCGAAGGCATCGAGCAACGCCGGGCCTCGCTGTACGACGAGATCGAAGACGAAGGCGACGACCGCGTCACGCCGGGCGCCAACGCCGATGGCCGCGCAGCGGTGTGGGGCATTCCGCGGGCGCCCATGAGCCTGGCAGTCTCCCGCGACGAAGGTCGCAGTTGGCCGCTGCGTCTGGATATCGAACTGGGCGATGGCTTCTGCATGACCAACAATTCCACGGAAAAGCTCAACCGCGAGTACTCCTACCCGACCATCATCCAGGCCCGCGACGGCAGCCTGCACGTGGCCTTCACCTACTTCAGGCAGAAGATCAAGCACGTGCACATTCCGCTGGCTGCCATTCGCTGA
- a CDS encoding sodium:solute symporter family protein has product METFDTQATLIIIGMVVVYILFTTLLTLLMRSKNSEQYMVAARSMPAFIVGVLMMSEYIGAKSTIGTAQAAFESGMAAAWAVVAAAIGFPLFGILMAKKLYSSGEYTISGFIERKYGHSAKLMVSVIMIYALLLVNVGNYISGAAAISTVMHINLPTAAFITAIVSTLYYAFGGLKSVAYISVLHTVVKYAGVMIVLWLAVKLSGGFDKVQQGLPEHYFTWTGAIGGSKVVAWIIGTVGAIFSTQYIMQAVSSTKNPNAARNSALWAGLLCLPISIALGLIGVVAKYLYPDMNSLYAMPVFLHSMSPWLAGVVTISLVASVFVGVSAVALAITSLVVRDFYVPLCKPSAEREFRMTKLISLVIGFLPLVFVFAVPEILSLSFFTRALRLSITIIALGAIYLPLFATARGATWGLGAATVTTSAWYYLGNPYGIDNMYVALVTPALVIAIERLLPRSQKAPVQSSEVSNANN; this is encoded by the coding sequence ATGGAAACTTTCGATACGCAAGCCACGCTGATCATCATCGGCATGGTGGTGGTCTACATCCTTTTCACCACCCTGCTGACCCTGCTGATGCGCAGCAAGAACAGCGAACAATACATGGTGGCGGCACGCAGCATGCCGGCGTTCATCGTCGGCGTGCTGATGATGTCCGAATACATCGGTGCCAAGTCGACCATCGGCACGGCGCAGGCCGCCTTCGAGAGCGGCATGGCAGCCGCCTGGGCGGTGGTCGCGGCGGCGATCGGCTTCCCGCTGTTCGGCATTCTCATGGCCAAGAAGCTCTACAGCTCCGGGGAGTACACCATCTCCGGATTCATCGAGCGCAAGTACGGGCATTCGGCCAAGCTGATGGTCTCGGTGATCATGATCTACGCCCTGCTGCTGGTGAACGTCGGTAACTACATCAGTGGTGCGGCGGCGATCTCCACGGTGATGCACATCAACCTACCCACCGCCGCCTTCATCACTGCCATCGTCAGTACCCTGTACTACGCCTTCGGCGGCCTGAAGAGCGTGGCCTACATCAGCGTGCTGCACACCGTGGTCAAGTACGCCGGGGTGATGATCGTGCTGTGGCTGGCGGTCAAGCTCAGCGGTGGTTTCGACAAGGTCCAGCAGGGCCTGCCGGAGCACTACTTCACCTGGACCGGCGCCATCGGTGGCTCCAAGGTGGTGGCCTGGATCATCGGGACCGTAGGTGCGATCTTCTCCACCCAGTACATCATGCAGGCGGTCAGCTCCACCAAGAACCCCAATGCCGCGCGCAACTCGGCACTGTGGGCCGGCCTGCTGTGCCTGCCGATCTCCATCGCCCTGGGCCTGATCGGCGTGGTCGCCAAGTACCTGTACCCCGACATGAACAGCCTGTACGCCATGCCGGTGTTCCTGCACTCCATGAGCCCCTGGCTGGCCGGCGTGGTGACCATCTCGCTGGTGGCCTCGGTGTTCGTCGGTGTCAGCGCCGTGGCCCTGGCCATCACTTCGCTGGTGGTGCGCGACTTCTACGTGCCGCTGTGCAAACCGTCTGCCGAGCGTGAATTCCGCATGACCAAGCTGATCAGCCTGGTGATCGGTTTCCTGCCCCTGGTGTTCGTGTTCGCCGTACCGGAAATCCTCAGCCTGTCGTTCTTCACCCGCGCCCTGCGCCTGTCGATCACCATCATCGCCCTCGGTGCGATCTACCTGCCGCTGTTCGCCACAGCTCGCGGCGCCACCTGGGGCCTGGGTGCGGCCACCGTGACCACCAGTGCCTGGTACTACCTGGGCAACCCGTACGGCATCGACAACATGTACGTCGCCCTGGTGACCCCTGCCCTGGTCATCGCCATCGAACGCCTGCTGCCGCGCAGCCAAAAGGCCCCAGTCCAGTCTTCGGAGGTATCCAATGCCAACAATTGA
- the pdxA gene encoding 4-hydroxythreonine-4-phosphate dehydrogenase PdxA yields MSERPVIGITMGDAAGVGPEIIMKSLQHASVYALCRPLVIGDAKRLADANRIVGGALRVNAIEHPSQARFEAGVVDCIDLGLIPEDLPYGRLSAVAGDAAFRYIERTVQLTEAGELDAICTAPLNKEALHAGGHIFPGHTEMLAHLTGIEEVSMMLMTPTLRVIHVTTHIGIIDAIARIEPGLVRRTIERAHETLVRAGIDDPLIAVCGINPHAGENGLFGYGEEATKIQPAIDELRARGWRVEGPLPADTLFFRAGRGDFDAVVAMYHDQGHGPVKVMGLEAGVNVTVGLPVIRTSVDHGTAFDIAGKGIADERSLIEALRQAVELATRKRKHEHSAHA; encoded by the coding sequence ATGTCTGAGCGCCCAGTGATCGGCATCACCATGGGTGACGCCGCCGGCGTCGGCCCGGAAATCATCATGAAGTCCCTGCAGCACGCCAGCGTCTATGCCCTGTGCCGCCCGCTGGTGATCGGCGACGCCAAGCGCCTGGCCGATGCCAACCGCATCGTCGGCGGTGCGCTGCGCGTCAACGCCATCGAGCACCCCAGCCAGGCGCGTTTCGAAGCCGGCGTGGTGGATTGCATCGACCTCGGGCTGATTCCCGAAGACCTGCCCTACGGGCGTCTGTCGGCGGTGGCCGGCGACGCCGCATTCCGCTACATCGAACGCACCGTGCAACTCACTGAAGCCGGTGAGCTGGACGCCATCTGCACCGCGCCGTTGAACAAGGAAGCGCTGCACGCCGGCGGGCACATTTTCCCCGGTCACACCGAGATGCTCGCCCACCTGACCGGCATCGAAGAAGTCTCGATGATGCTGATGACCCCGACCCTGCGGGTCATCCATGTCACTACTCACATCGGCATCATCGACGCCATCGCGCGCATCGAGCCGGGCCTGGTGCGCCGCACCATCGAGCGCGCCCACGAAACCCTGGTACGCGCCGGAATTGACGACCCGCTGATCGCGGTCTGCGGGATCAACCCCCACGCCGGTGAAAACGGGCTGTTCGGTTACGGCGAAGAGGCCACCAAGATCCAGCCGGCCATCGACGAACTGCGCGCCCGCGGCTGGCGTGTCGAGGGCCCGCTGCCGGCCGACACGCTGTTCTTCCGCGCCGGGCGCGGCGACTTCGACGCGGTGGTCGCCATGTACCACGACCAGGGCCACGGCCCGGTCAAGGTCATGGGCCTGGAAGCCGGCGTCAACGTCACCGTCGGCCTGCCGGTGATCCGCACCTCGGTGGACCACGGCACCGCCTTCGACATCGCCGGCAAAGGCATCGCCGACGAACGCAGCCTGATCGAGGCGCTGCGCCAGGCGGTCGAGCTGGCCACCCGCAAACGCAAGCACGAGCACTCCGCACACGCCTGA
- a CDS encoding four-carbon acid sugar kinase family protein, whose translation MSRPLLVIADDLSGAADCAAGFAPRVSTRVCLRAPEGEHGQVTAVDLDTRRLPATEAARRNRALLDNPLWSGHALYKKIDSTLRGNVVAEVTALLGRGMALVAPAFPAMARTTVGAVQLLDGVAVDRSDVWRNESLSGSADLQALFSEQGLLCAHLSLDEVRTRLLPRQLLDHLHRGTQVLICDAERDEDLRALAQASASLAERLFWVGSAGLAQHLPEALGLPEAKRLAQPEPATPVLTVVGSMSRHSQAQATLLAERSGQGWVRIDPQVLLASDADARRAALQQQLHDVLQAGNDLLVSLEQADRDASQAAALSNALAALLQPLLAHAGALVATGGETARALLGAAGIDALLLDGELAPGVVLSRAQHAQRTLAVVTKAGGFGQPDTLYQAWAALRPVSDPTSPHVQNNREESQHV comes from the coding sequence ATGAGCCGGCCGCTGCTGGTGATCGCCGACGACCTGTCCGGCGCCGCCGACTGCGCTGCCGGGTTCGCCCCGCGCGTCTCGACCCGGGTGTGCCTGCGCGCGCCCGAGGGCGAGCACGGCCAGGTCACCGCCGTGGACCTCGACACCCGGCGCCTGCCGGCGACCGAGGCGGCCCGACGCAATCGCGCACTCCTCGACAACCCGCTGTGGTCGGGCCATGCGCTGTACAAGAAGATCGACTCCACCCTGCGCGGCAACGTGGTTGCAGAAGTCACCGCCCTGCTCGGCCGCGGCATGGCCCTGGTGGCCCCGGCCTTTCCGGCCATGGCGCGCACCACAGTGGGCGCCGTGCAACTGCTGGATGGCGTGGCGGTGGACCGCAGCGACGTGTGGCGCAACGAAAGCCTCAGCGGCAGCGCCGACCTGCAGGCGCTGTTCAGTGAGCAAGGGCTGCTCTGCGCCCACCTGTCGCTGGATGAGGTTCGTACCCGGCTCCTGCCCCGCCAGTTGCTCGACCATTTGCACCGCGGCACCCAGGTGCTGATCTGCGATGCCGAGCGTGACGAAGACCTGCGTGCCTTGGCACAGGCCTCGGCAAGCCTGGCCGAGCGGCTGTTCTGGGTCGGTTCGGCCGGCCTGGCACAGCACCTGCCCGAGGCCCTGGGCTTGCCCGAGGCGAAACGGCTGGCGCAGCCGGAACCCGCCACACCGGTGCTCACCGTGGTCGGCAGCATGTCGCGCCATTCACAGGCGCAGGCGACGCTGCTGGCCGAACGCAGTGGACAGGGCTGGGTACGCATCGACCCGCAGGTGCTGCTCGCCAGCGATGCCGACGCACGTCGTGCAGCCTTGCAGCAACAGTTGCATGACGTTCTGCAGGCCGGTAACGACCTGCTGGTCAGCCTCGAACAGGCCGACCGCGACGCCAGCCAGGCCGCTGCGCTGAGCAATGCCCTGGCGGCCCTGTTACAGCCCTTGCTGGCCCATGCCGGAGCGCTTGTCGCCACCGGTGGCGAGACTGCCCGTGCCCTGCTCGGCGCCGCCGGCATCGATGCTTTGCTGCTCGATGGCGAACTGGCGCCAGGCGTGGTGCTGTCGCGTGCCCAGCATGCGCAGCGCACGCTGGCGGTAGTCACCAAGGCCGGTGGTTTCGGCCAGCCAGACACCCTCTATCAGGCCTGGGCCGCACTGCGCCCGGTCTCGGACCCAACCTCCCCGCACGTACAGAACAATCGAGAGGAATCCCAGCATGTCTGA
- a CDS encoding iron-containing alcohol dehydrogenase has translation MSLYHFQTVKHFIHGPGSLDSLGERLGLLDTPVRRVALITQDAMHRLGVTERVVAQLKGLGVETTVIDNVEIEPTLENIEGVFRSTIAPAAPDALIAIGGGSVLDAAKLFAVMLTNDMPLKDMLGIDKVAHPGKPMVLVPTTSGTGSEVTPNAIVTLPDEELKIGVVSRHLLPTLVLLDANLTLGLPKAITAATGMDAFTHALESFISTKANPVSDTFALESMRLIAGSIVEAFQQPGSVQARSDMLLGSMYGGLALTAAGTAAVHALAYPLGGKFHVTHGVANAMLLPHVMAFNLDSCAARLKRAACVCGIAHHADSDEVAAGKLIEQIKQWTQVLEIPQNLRDFGVAEEHLADMAVAASKVTRLMINNPKALSLDDIQQLYRCLLP, from the coding sequence ATGTCCCTGTACCACTTCCAGACCGTCAAACACTTCATCCACGGCCCCGGCAGCCTCGACAGCCTGGGCGAGCGCCTGGGCCTGCTGGATACCCCGGTGCGCCGCGTCGCGCTGATCACCCAGGACGCCATGCACCGCCTGGGCGTCACCGAGCGCGTGGTGGCCCAACTCAAGGGCCTGGGTGTGGAAACCACCGTGATCGACAACGTCGAGATCGAACCCACCCTGGAGAACATCGAGGGCGTGTTCCGCAGCACCATCGCCCCGGCAGCCCCCGATGCGCTGATCGCCATCGGCGGCGGCAGCGTGCTGGACGCCGCCAAGCTGTTCGCGGTGATGCTCACCAACGACATGCCGCTCAAGGACATGCTGGGCATCGACAAGGTCGCCCATCCCGGCAAGCCCATGGTGTTGGTGCCCACGACTTCTGGCACCGGCTCGGAAGTCACACCCAACGCCATCGTCACCCTGCCTGACGAAGAACTGAAGATCGGCGTGGTCAGCCGCCACCTGCTGCCGACCCTGGTGCTGCTCGACGCCAACCTGACCCTCGGCCTGCCCAAGGCGATCACCGCTGCCACCGGCATGGACGCCTTCACCCATGCCCTGGAGTCGTTCATTTCCACCAAGGCCAACCCGGTCAGCGACACCTTCGCCCTGGAGTCGATGCGCCTGATTGCCGGCAGCATCGTCGAAGCCTTCCAGCAGCCCGGTTCGGTACAGGCACGCAGTGACATGCTGCTCGGCTCGATGTACGGCGGTCTGGCCCTGACCGCCGCAGGCACCGCAGCGGTGCATGCCCTCGCCTATCCGCTGGGCGGCAAGTTCCATGTCACCCACGGCGTGGCCAACGCCATGCTGCTGCCCCATGTGATGGCCTTCAACCTCGACAGTTGCGCCGCACGCCTGAAGCGCGCCGCCTGCGTGTGTGGCATCGCTCACCACGCCGACAGCGACGAGGTCGCAGCCGGCAAACTGATCGAGCAGATCAAGCAATGGACCCAGGTACTGGAGATTCCGCAGAACCTGCGCGATTTCGGTGTCGCCGAAGAGCACCTTGCAGACATGGCGGTGGCGGCCTCGAAGGTCACCCGCCTGATGATCAACAACCCCAAGGCGTTGAGCCTGGACGACATCCAGCAACTGTACCGGTGCCTGCTGCCATGA
- the dapA gene encoding 4-hydroxy-tetrahydrodipicolinate synthase, which translates to MKFTGIVPALVTPFDDRQEVDEQALAQLIDSLIAAGVHGLFVLGTNGEFFALSEAEKLRIARLTVELADGRVPVIAGTGAFATRDVIELNKKMSDVGIQALSVITPFFNAVSQSELIGHYTSIADASSLPIMLYNIPAKTGMSIGVPAVATLSQHPMIKGIKDSAGNFDSLVQMMRYRSDEFAVFAGTDSLIYWNLLAGGDGAVAATANAVPHVVMDIWKHFQAGNHDAARAAQEALRPLRDAFALGTMPSVLKKATDLLNVSVGPCRAPVAALDESTVHRLEGLLSVYRA; encoded by the coding sequence ATGAAGTTCACTGGAATCGTTCCAGCCCTCGTGACCCCCTTCGACGATCGCCAGGAAGTGGACGAACAGGCCCTGGCCCAACTGATCGACAGCCTGATCGCAGCGGGTGTGCACGGCTTGTTCGTGCTGGGCACCAATGGCGAATTCTTCGCCCTGTCCGAAGCCGAAAAGCTGCGCATCGCCCGCCTCACCGTCGAGCTGGCCGACGGCCGTGTGCCGGTGATCGCCGGTACCGGCGCCTTCGCCACGCGTGATGTGATCGAGCTGAACAAGAAAATGAGCGATGTAGGCATTCAAGCCCTGTCGGTCATCACGCCCTTCTTCAACGCGGTCAGCCAGTCCGAGCTGATCGGCCACTACACGTCCATCGCCGACGCCTCATCCTTGCCGATCATGCTCTACAACATTCCGGCCAAGACCGGCATGTCCATCGGTGTCCCGGCCGTCGCCACCCTCTCGCAGCACCCGATGATCAAGGGCATCAAGGACAGCGCCGGCAACTTCGACAGCCTGGTGCAGATGATGCGCTACCGCAGCGACGAGTTCGCGGTGTTTGCCGGCACCGACTCGCTGATCTACTGGAACCTGCTGGCCGGTGGCGACGGCGCGGTGGCTGCCACCGCCAATGCCGTGCCGCATGTGGTGATGGACATCTGGAAGCACTTCCAGGCTGGCAACCACGATGCCGCCCGCGCAGCCCAGGAAGCCCTGCGCCCGCTGCGCGACGCCTTTGCCCTGGGCACCATGCCTTCGGTGCTGAAGAAAGCCACTGACCTGTTGAACGTCAGCGTCGGCCCATGCCGCGCCCCTGTCGCCGCCCTCGATGAATCCACCGTGCACAGGCTCGAAGGCCTGCTGTCCGTCTATCGCGCCTGA
- a CDS encoding AEC family transporter, whose amino-acid sequence MLASLFAVLAPVFIVAGIGYGWARRGHSYPTDFIARVVMTIGTPALVLSTLSRTRLDSAAFTSMALACVLCMVIMAFVGVAVSRVFRQHWRVLVPAFMFPNTGNMGLPISLYAFGEHGLALAVAFFLTLSLFQFTLGIALSGGAASLRELVRNPIVISLVLALPIIFFDLHLPRWLTNTADLLGGMTIPLMLLTLGVSLASIRLHHVASGLLQGGLRIALGAAVGWGIGLLLGLEPLAQAVLVTQSAMPVAVFNYLLAVRANQSPEKVANLVMCSTVLSFLWLPLILIAWM is encoded by the coding sequence ATGCTGGCGTCGTTGTTCGCGGTTCTTGCGCCCGTATTCATCGTGGCGGGCATCGGTTACGGCTGGGCGCGTCGCGGGCACAGCTACCCCACCGATTTCATCGCCCGGGTGGTGATGACCATCGGCACGCCGGCGCTGGTGCTGTCGACCCTGAGCCGTACCCGCCTGGATTCCGCCGCCTTCACCAGCATGGCCCTGGCCTGTGTGTTGTGCATGGTGATCATGGCCTTCGTCGGCGTGGCGGTCAGCCGGGTGTTCCGCCAGCACTGGCGGGTGCTGGTGCCCGCGTTCATGTTCCCCAACACCGGCAACATGGGCCTGCCGATCAGCCTGTATGCCTTCGGCGAGCATGGCCTGGCGCTGGCCGTGGCGTTTTTCCTGACCCTGTCGTTGTTCCAGTTCACCCTGGGGATTGCGCTGTCCGGCGGTGCCGCATCGCTACGTGAGCTGGTGCGCAACCCGATCGTCATCAGCCTGGTACTGGCGCTGCCGATCATTTTTTTCGACCTGCACCTGCCGCGCTGGCTGACCAACACCGCCGACCTGCTCGGTGGCATGACCATTCCGCTGATGTTGCTGACCCTGGGTGTGTCGCTGGCCAGCATTCGCTTGCACCATGTCGCCAGCGGCCTGCTGCAGGGCGGCTTGCGCATCGCGCTGGGCGCGGCGGTGGGGTGGGGCATCGGCCTGCTGCTGGGGCTGGAACCGTTGGCACAGGCGGTGCTGGTGACACAGTCGGCGATGCCGGTGGCGGTGTTCAATTACCTGCTGGCGGTCCGCGCCAACCAGTCGCCGGAGAAAGTCGCCAACCTGGTGATGTGTTCCACCGTGTTGTCGTTCCTCTGGTTGCCGTTGATCCTCATCGCCTGGATGTAA